A part of Paenibacillus donghaensis genomic DNA contains:
- a CDS encoding glycoside hydrolase family 65 protein, whose product MNDENLWCLKENGYQAGLHKHYEGLFTQGNGYMHVRGSFEEGCSDAPQDEEYLRFPDNVTLEKPRHPKSKQGTFIPGIVGQHPLLKEEIINLPYVLGLEFRLAGETLDMDRCRISGYRRWLDLRDGSLQRSFIWETAEGMQLQCTYSRYISMADTHLCIQRVQVAVLAGEGRLEVKTTLRADVRTNGMNHFARIVPSAETVGSLSLETLTEEGNQIFMLSALEVSEVMNWQADNTRTTAALRGECSLQTGDRLTVSKLTAVTTDRDMEEGTVRSRACTQLSRARDLGWEQLYNRHADSWKSKWQEADIRIKGDDMAQLSVRASLYHLIRSNREQDARVAICAKGYAGEAYFGRYFWDTEINLLPFFLHTNPQAARNLLLFRYNTLDGARRNARNYGYRGARYAWESSLSGEEQCANWQYADHEIHITADIVYALCHYVRATGDNEFLERYGIDILVETARYWCDRVDWNREGVGELLGVMGPDEYLPFTRNNAFTNRMVKFSLEQTVACMDNLEGGNPDGYAAAAERLDIRPGERELFRHTAEKLRLPYDSQTEIVPQSDDFASYADVDFASLWTDRSRPFGHFISQERNYRSKALKQADVLELMLLFPQEFTREQLKAAYAYYEPITTHDSSLSAAVHGIVASWLNQKEAAADFLQRVMAIDLSLEKKGAAEGIHIANCGGLWQLIVYGFAGLTSAMWSETLQLQPRLPEGWEELSFRIAWRGERYRITVNPGAYEVHKLKGGNAIAGTAI is encoded by the coding sequence ATGAATGACGAAAACCTGTGGTGCCTGAAAGAAAACGGGTATCAGGCTGGACTGCATAAGCATTATGAGGGGCTGTTTACCCAGGGAAACGGCTACATGCATGTCCGTGGAAGCTTTGAGGAGGGGTGCAGCGATGCGCCCCAGGATGAGGAATATCTGCGCTTTCCCGATAACGTCACGCTGGAGAAGCCGCGGCACCCCAAGTCCAAGCAGGGAACCTTCATCCCGGGCATTGTCGGGCAGCATCCATTGCTGAAGGAAGAGATTATCAATCTTCCTTATGTGCTGGGACTTGAATTCCGGTTGGCGGGCGAGACTCTGGATATGGACCGCTGCCGGATCAGCGGCTACAGACGCTGGCTGGATCTGCGGGATGGCAGCCTCCAGCGTTCATTCATCTGGGAGACGGCAGAGGGCATGCAGCTTCAATGTACCTATAGCCGCTATATCAGTATGGCGGATACCCATCTGTGCATCCAGCGGGTACAGGTGGCGGTGCTGGCAGGCGAAGGCAGGCTGGAGGTGAAGACCACCCTCCGGGCTGATGTGCGCACCAATGGAATGAATCATTTTGCCCGGATAGTTCCCTCGGCAGAAACAGTAGGAAGCCTGTCCCTCGAGACCCTGACAGAGGAGGGGAATCAAATCTTCATGCTGTCTGCGCTGGAAGTCTCTGAAGTGATGAACTGGCAGGCAGATAATACCCGGACGACGGCTGCGCTTCGCGGGGAATGCAGCTTACAGACCGGGGACCGGTTAACTGTCAGCAAGCTGACTGCGGTGACAACGGACCGTGACATGGAGGAAGGAACGGTGCGCAGCAGGGCGTGTACGCAGCTCAGCCGCGCACGCGATTTAGGCTGGGAGCAGCTGTATAACCGGCATGCTGACAGCTGGAAAAGCAAGTGGCAGGAGGCCGATATCCGTATCAAAGGAGACGATATGGCGCAATTAAGCGTCCGTGCTTCGCTCTACCATCTGATCCGCTCCAATAGGGAGCAGGATGCACGGGTGGCAATCTGTGCCAAGGGTTATGCCGGCGAAGCCTATTTCGGCAGGTATTTCTGGGATACGGAGATTAACCTGCTGCCCTTCTTCCTGCATACCAACCCGCAGGCCGCCCGCAATCTGCTTCTGTTCCGCTATAATACGCTAGATGGAGCCAGACGCAACGCGCGGAATTATGGATACCGGGGAGCACGGTATGCCTGGGAGTCCTCGTTAAGCGGGGAAGAGCAATGTGCCAACTGGCAGTATGCTGATCACGAAATTCATATAACAGCGGATATAGTGTATGCGCTATGCCACTATGTGAGAGCTACAGGAGATAATGAATTTCTGGAGCGCTACGGTATTGATATTCTGGTGGAGACGGCCCGTTATTGGTGTGACCGGGTGGATTGGAACCGGGAGGGAGTGGGAGAGCTGCTCGGCGTAATGGGACCGGACGAATATTTGCCCTTTACCCGTAACAATGCCTTCACCAACCGCATGGTCAAATTCAGTCTGGAGCAGACCGTTGCTTGTATGGACAACCTGGAAGGCGGTAATCCGGACGGCTATGCGGCTGCGGCAGAGCGGCTGGATATTCGTCCCGGTGAACGGGAGCTCTTCCGGCACACGGCGGAGAAGCTGAGGCTGCCTTACGACAGCCAGACCGAAATTGTTCCGCAATCCGACGATTTCGCTTCCTATGCAGATGTGGATTTTGCCAGTCTCTGGACCGACAGGTCCCGGCCGTTCGGCCATTTCATTTCCCAGGAGCGCAATTATCGCTCCAAGGCATTAAAGCAGGCGGATGTGCTGGAATTAATGCTGCTGTTCCCGCAGGAATTCACCCGGGAGCAGCTGAAGGCGGCCTATGCCTATTATGAGCCGATTACGACCCATGATTCTTCTTTGTCGGCGGCGGTTCACGGCATTGTGGCCTCCTGGCTGAATCAGAAGGAGGCTGCGGCAGATTTCCTGCAGCGGGTGATGGCTATCGATCTCTCCTTGGAGAAAAAGGGTGCCGCTGAGGGGATTCACATCGCCAATTGTGGCGGCCTCTGGCAGCTGATTGTATACGGGTTTGCCGGTTTGACGAGTGCGATGTGGAGCGAGACCCTTCAGCTGCAGCCCCGTCTGCCTGAGGGCTGGGAGGAGCTGAGTTTCCGGATTGCCTGGCGGGGGGAGCGCTACCGGATAACCGTTAATCCGGGAGCTTATGAAGTACACAAGCTGAAGGGAGGGAACGCTATTGCAGGCACAGCCATTTGA
- the pgmB gene encoding beta-phosphoglucomutase codes for MQAQPFEAAIFDLDGVIVDTAKFHYKAWKRLAGELGFAFSERENEQLKGVSRMESLDLLLQAGGITEVTPERREALTSRKNEWYKEYLATLTPADVLPGVTNFLELLRSCGIQTAIASASKNAPLILEKVNIRPLFDVVVDGNSIVKAKPDPEVFLQAARLLGVAPAACFVFEDAAAGVEGAITAGMRVVGIGDRGLLACAHLTITSFEQLEPVFLLGHIGVTGHTGWGGRPDEQ; via the coding sequence TTGCAGGCACAGCCATTTGAGGCAGCCATCTTTGATTTGGACGGCGTCATTGTCGATACGGCAAAATTTCACTATAAAGCCTGGAAGCGTCTTGCCGGTGAGCTGGGATTCGCTTTCAGCGAAAGAGAGAATGAGCAGCTGAAGGGTGTCAGCCGCATGGAGTCGCTTGATCTTCTGCTTCAGGCCGGCGGGATCACGGAGGTAACGCCGGAGCGGAGGGAGGCGCTGACTTCCCGGAAAAATGAGTGGTACAAGGAGTATCTTGCAACCCTTACGCCCGCTGATGTATTGCCCGGTGTAACCAACTTTCTTGAACTATTGCGTTCATGCGGAATCCAAACAGCGATTGCCTCGGCCAGCAAGAACGCTCCTCTGATTCTGGAGAAAGTGAACATCAGGCCGCTGTTTGACGTCGTGGTGGATGGGAACAGCATTGTCAAGGCAAAGCCGGACCCGGAGGTGTTCCTGCAAGCAGCCAGGCTGCTGGGTGTGGCCCCGGCCGCATGCTTTGTCTTTGAAGATGCGGCCGCCGGTGTAGAAGGGGCGATCACGGCGGGCATGCGCGTTGTCGGCATCGGAGACAGGGGGCTGCTTGCCTGTGCTCATCTTACCATCACCAGCTTTGAACAGCTTGAGCCTGTGTTTCTGCTGGGCCATATCGGCGTAACCGGTCACACCGGATGGGGAGGCCGCCCGGATGAACAATGA
- a CDS encoding DUF4432 family protein, which produces MNNERITELTLAQLQPGIPQVLPGGGSVTLKLVTDRFGLQMHLLTISNGRLVFTVILERGMDIGEIRLDSEKISWERDERYLLHPDHVNLSDNEHSGWDSGFYAAVAAIGPEIFGTPDEARTVHGTGSYSPALPESVRLIWDERQICLEGNVPVRGYGTLPVYDKTIRIVTNYGATVLFREDTVRNLTHTAQPVDDGYHIQLAGDFMSGGGSYVLPVSPGKMLLRDSAPPEEDPLAVYDSGTRLDPIRCYQYVPEPVEGLTGLPQVRDYCAAAGGGRELTAEMLVNAGQDAAAYVIRSLQCYPRSLVAKRATRDCMYALEPCKTRPNSMMQKMIDGEVVYVGPRGQCSGWIILGATRDPQEITTLTHLIRSAVK; this is translated from the coding sequence ATGAACAATGAGCGGATAACCGAATTGACGCTGGCGCAGCTGCAGCCGGGCATTCCGCAGGTGCTGCCGGGAGGCGGTTCGGTCACCCTGAAGCTTGTTACAGACCGCTTCGGCTTGCAAATGCACCTGTTGACCATATCCAATGGCAGACTTGTCTTTACCGTGATTCTGGAGCGGGGGATGGACATTGGAGAAATCAGGCTGGATTCTGAGAAGATCAGCTGGGAGCGTGATGAGCGGTATCTGCTGCATCCGGATCATGTAAATCTGTCGGATAACGAGCATTCAGGCTGGGATTCAGGCTTCTATGCAGCTGTGGCTGCCATAGGGCCTGAAATTTTCGGCACCCCGGATGAGGCAAGAACCGTCCACGGGACAGGGTCCTATTCCCCGGCGCTGCCGGAATCGGTACGGCTAATTTGGGATGAGCGGCAGATCTGCCTGGAGGGCAACGTTCCCGTGAGAGGGTATGGAACATTGCCTGTGTATGATAAAACAATCCGGATAGTAACAAATTACGGGGCAACTGTGCTGTTCCGGGAGGATACGGTGCGGAATTTAACACATACCGCCCAACCGGTTGATGACGGATACCATATCCAGCTGGCGGGGGATTTTATGTCGGGCGGAGGGAGTTATGTCCTGCCGGTCTCTCCCGGGAAAATGCTGCTCCGCGATTCTGCCCCGCCGGAGGAAGACCCGTTAGCGGTCTACGATTCCGGTACCCGGCTGGACCCGATCCGCTGTTATCAATACGTTCCTGAGCCAGTGGAGGGGCTTACTGGTCTGCCGCAGGTCCGCGACTATTGTGCTGCCGCAGGCGGGGGCCGGGAGTTGACGGCCGAGATGCTGGTGAACGCAGGACAAGATGCCGCGGCCTATGTGATTCGTTCCCTGCAATGCTATCCCCGTTCTCTGGTAGCCAAACGGGCGACCAGGGACTGTATGTATGCTCTGGAGCCTTGTAAAACCAGACCCAATTCCATGATGCAAAAAATGATAGATGGTGAAGTGGTCTATGTCGGGCCCCGTGGCCAGTGCAGCGGCTGGATCATCCTGGGGGCGACACGTGATCCGCAGGAAATTACAACCCTGACGCACTTGATCCGAAGTGCAGTAAAGTGA